A single genomic interval of Noviherbaspirillum cavernae harbors:
- the slmA gene encoding nucleoid occlusion factor SlmA codes for MATTKPGERKHQILQTLAAMLEQPKGEKITTAALAGRLEVSEAALYRHFASKAQMFEGLIEFIESSVFGLINQIAEQQENGLSQVQAMTGMLLNFAERNPGMTRVMIGDALVNEDERLQQRMNQFVERVELALKQSLRIAVTQGEAKESEVAARANMIASLVMGRWHRFAKSGFRQNPSENAQAQIALLLV; via the coding sequence ATGGCAACCACGAAACCCGGCGAACGCAAACACCAGATTCTGCAAACCCTCGCCGCGATGCTGGAGCAGCCCAAGGGCGAGAAGATCACCACCGCCGCCTTGGCCGGCAGGCTCGAGGTGTCGGAGGCGGCGCTGTACCGGCATTTCGCCAGCAAGGCGCAGATGTTCGAAGGCTTGATCGAGTTCATCGAATCGAGCGTGTTCGGCCTCATCAACCAGATCGCCGAGCAGCAGGAAAACGGCCTGTCGCAGGTGCAGGCGATGACCGGCATGCTGCTCAACTTCGCCGAGCGCAATCCTGGCATGACGCGCGTGATGATCGGCGATGCGCTGGTCAACGAGGATGAGCGTTTGCAGCAGCGCATGAACCAGTTCGTCGAGCGTGTCGAACTTGCGCTCAAGCAATCGCTGCGCATCGCGGTCACGCAAGGCGAGGCGAAAGAGTCGGAAGTCGCGGCGCGCGCCAACATGATCGCCAGCCTGGTGATGGGCCGCTGGCACCGCTTTGCCAAGAGCGGGTTCAGGCAGAATCCGTCGGAGAACGCGCAGGCGCAGATTGCGTTGCTGCTGGTGTGA
- a CDS encoding pyrimidine 5'-nucleotidase, producing MPKPPPIWLFDLDNTLHNASHAIFPAINANMNAYLAKILGDGDTPADEETVNAARIDYWKRYGATLLGMVRHHHVKQEDFLREAHQFDDLAAMIRAERGLAKLLKRLPGRKILLTNAPRRYSRDVVRHLGLHRHFAQHIPIESMRVHGQLRPKPSRQLLRKLIAKERVPASRCVLVEDTLDNLRSAKALGMRTVWVTQYLASNPNLRRLSGQLSLHGFMKRPACADVKVKSVRQLPSRLGRLRK from the coding sequence ATGCCCAAACCTCCGCCGATCTGGCTGTTCGACCTCGATAACACGCTGCACAATGCGTCGCACGCGATTTTCCCGGCGATCAATGCCAACATGAATGCCTATCTGGCAAAAATCCTCGGCGACGGCGACACGCCGGCCGACGAGGAAACCGTCAACGCGGCGCGGATCGATTACTGGAAGCGCTATGGCGCGACGCTGCTCGGCATGGTCAGGCATCATCATGTGAAGCAGGAGGATTTCCTGCGCGAGGCGCATCAGTTCGACGATCTGGCGGCCATGATCCGCGCCGAGCGCGGGCTGGCGAAATTGCTGAAGCGCCTGCCGGGGCGCAAGATCCTGCTGACCAACGCGCCGCGCCGCTATTCGCGCGACGTGGTGCGGCATCTCGGCCTGCACCGGCATTTTGCGCAGCACATTCCGATCGAATCGATGCGCGTGCACGGACAGCTGCGGCCGAAACCGTCCAGGCAGCTATTGCGAAAACTGATCGCTAAAGAACGCGTGCCGGCCAGCCGTTGTGTACTGGTGGAGGACACGCTCGACAATCTGCGATCGGCGAAGGCGCTGGGCATGCGCACGGTCTGGGTGACGCAGTATCTCGCGTCCAATCCGAATCTGCGGCGGCTGTCCGGCCAGCTGTCCTTGCATGGCTTCATGAAGCGTCCCGCTTGTGCCGATGTCAAAGTAAAATCTGTGCGGCAACTCCCGTCGAGACTGGGCCGGCTGCGAAAGTAA